In Herbaspirillum seropedicae, a single window of DNA contains:
- a CDS encoding class I SAM-dependent DNA methyltransferase, whose product MDNAKAWEAAAAGFAAARSNIGSEIVRQWASGFGTGSEVVDMGCGSGVPISQVLIDAGLTVFGIDASPTLLAMFADRFPQARAVCETIQESTLFGRKFDGAVAVGLLFLLSESDQRGMIDKVAQALRPGGRFLFSAPAIRCEWRDIQTGQLSLSLGEAEYRRLLNAAGMHLGNGYVDEGGNHYFDAVLTT is encoded by the coding sequence ATGGACAACGCAAAGGCCTGGGAGGCGGCTGCCGCTGGATTTGCAGCAGCCCGCTCCAATATCGGCAGCGAGATCGTGAGACAGTGGGCTAGCGGATTTGGGACAGGCAGCGAGGTAGTGGATATGGGTTGCGGATCAGGTGTGCCGATTTCCCAGGTATTAATCGATGCCGGTTTGACGGTCTTTGGGATCGATGCCTCTCCAACACTGCTGGCGATGTTCGCCGATCGCTTCCCGCAAGCGCGTGCGGTTTGTGAAACGATACAGGAGAGCACGCTTTTTGGCAGGAAGTTTGACGGTGCAGTGGCGGTGGGACTTCTTTTCCTCCTTTCCGAGAGTGATCAACGAGGGATGATTGACAAGGTAGCGCAAGCTCTTCGACCAGGTGGGCGCTTCCTGTTTAGTGCGCCGGCTATCCGATGTGAATGGAGAGATATCCAGACAGGGCAGCTATCGCTGTCTCTGGGGGAGGCGGAGTACAGGCGACTGTTGAATGCAGCGGGTATGCATCTTGGGAATGGGTATGTGGATGAGGGCGGTAACCATTATTTTGATGCTGTGTTGACTACTTGA